Below is a window of Ignavibacteriales bacterium DNA.
TTTGGTATTTTATTTTTCATTTTTTAAAGAGGTCGTAGGTTCTCCCATTGGGATTCCTTCGGAAGAATCCTATCACCCCGACTTTTAGTATTTTATTTTTCATTTTTAAAAAGGTCGTAGGTTCTCCCAGAGGGATTTCTTCGGAAGAATCCTATCACCCCGATTAACTTTTTTAGGTATTATTATGGCACAAAATCATTCTTTTGATATTGTTTCTGAAATTGATTTTCAGGAAGCTGATAATGCTGTTAATCAAGCATTAAAAGAAATTCATCAGCGTTATGATCTTAAGGATTCTAACACCCAACTTGAACTTAATAAAAAAGATAAACTGATTACAATTAACACCAAAGATGATTACTCCCGAAAATCTTCCGTTGATATTTTAGAAACAAAATTTATTCGTAGAAGTATATCCATTAAAGCTCTAAAGTTTAATGAGCCTGAAGCCGCCTCTGGTGGAAGACTAAAACAAGTAATAAATCTTCAAAGCGGAATCTCAAAAGAAAACGCCAAGATTATTACAAAGCTTATTAAAGAATCCAAACTAAAGGTCAGCGCACAGATTCAGGATGAACAAGTTAGAGTTACCGGTGCAAAAATTGATGATCTTCAAGCGGTTATAACAATGGTTAAAGAAGCTGAACTTGACTTCCCTACTCAGTTTGTGAATATGAAATAAAAATATTCTTTAGAATTTCAACCAGCACAAAATTTCATTGTTCCCTTTAAAATTATATTTCCCCTTTAGATTGAATTATCAATTTTCTTTTGAATTACCCCAATCAATTATTCAGGAATTGAATCAATTATGTTATTTTTAGCAATAAAATCTTTAATAATAAATTCTTGATGACATTTTATAAAAACCACAAAGAAAAATTAGGGCTTATAAAATCAGGCAAGTTAAGCCTTGAAGAAAATGTAAAGCACTTCCTTAAGAATATTGAGGACCAAAAAGATCTTAATGCATTTAACTTTGTTTTTGAAGATGAAGCAATTGAATCAACAAAACTTGTTGAGCAAAAATAATTAATAATTCTGCAGGCAGATTAGCGGGAATGGTTATAGCAATAAAAGATGTGCTTGCCTATCAAGATCATCCACTTACCTGCTCATCAAATATCTTAAAAAATTTTACTTCGCTTTATACTGCTACTGCTGTGCAAAATTTGATAGATCAAGATGCAATCATTATAGGTAAAACTAATTGCGATGAATTTGCGATGGGATCATCAAATGAAAACTCTGCATTTGGTAATGTTATAAATCCTGTGGATAAAACTCGAGTTCCTGGTGGTTCAAGCGGCGGATCAGCAGTTGCTGTTGCGGCAAATCTTTGTGATGTTTCTCTCGGCACAGATACGGGTGGATCCATTCGACAGCCTGCAGCATTTTGCGGAGTTTATGGATTGAAACCAACTTACGGAAGGGTTTCTCGCTTTGGATTAACAGCATTTGCTTCATCATTTGATACTATTGGACCATTTTCAAAAAATGTTGAAGATGCGGCATTGGTTATGGAAGTTATTTCAGGAAAAGATTTAAATGATTCTACATTAATTGAAAAAGTAATTCCGGATTTTTCTACATCATTATCAAAGGACAAAAAACTTAAAATTGGTATTCCAAAAGAATATTTTGCGGATGGGCTTAATGATGAAATTAAAACCGCAATATTAAATGTTGTAGATGAATTAATACTTGAGGGTTATGAGATAAAAGAAGTTTCACTTTCAAAAACTGAATACACAATTGCTACTTATTACATTTTAACAACAGCAGAAGCTTCATCCAACCTTGCGAGATTTGATGGTGCACGTTATGGATATAGAGCGAGTGATTATTCCAATCTTAAAGAAATGTATTTAAATTCACGCACACAAGGATTCGGTAAAGAAGTAAAAAGAAGAATAATGCTTGGCACTTATGTGCTTTCTTCAGGATATTACGAAGCTTATTATCGCAAAGCACAAAAAGTTAGAAGACTAATTAAAGAAGATTTTGATAATGTATTTAAGCAAGTTGATTTGCTGATAACTCCAACAACTCCAACCGTTGCATTTAAGATTGGTGAAAAATCTGATGATCCATTGCAAATGTATTTAAGCGACATCTATACAACATCTGCAAACCTTGCCGGCTTACCAGGAATGAATATACCAATTGGAAAAAACTCCGATAATCTGCCAATTGGGTTACAAATTTTATCACAACAGTTTGAAGAAGAAAAGATTTTCAAGTTAGCAAAACACATTCAAGATGAAATCTCAAGCTGAAATATCCTTTCGCAATTGGACTAAAGAAGACTTTAACATAGTAAAAAACATTTTACTTACAACCTGGAAAGATGCTTATTCTTTTATTCCAGAAGCAGATATTCTTTTCCACTTTGATAATTTTTATAATCACGACAGACTAATTGAAATGATAAATGATCCCTTCACAAAGGGAATTATTGCAGATGTTAATGCTATTCCCGCAGGTTGGATGAAAGTTTTTGAAAACACTATTGATAAAAAAATTTTCGTTTCATCTCTTTATGTTTTACCAAAATATCAAGGGTTTGGACTTGGTAAAAAGTTATTAAACGAGGCTTATAGAATCGCAAAAGAAAAGCATTTTAATAAAGTCTGGCTTGGAGTAATGGAACAAAATATAAAATCACTTGATTGGTATAGAAATCTTGGGTTTGTTTTTGATGAAGAAGAGCCTTTTCAAATGGGTTCTACAGAAGTTATGCACTTGATTGGGTATAAAATCATCTAATTCCGACATTTATCATTATCCTAGAATTTCCTTATTTTTGTTTATAAAATTTTAATTAGCAAAGGATTATTTATGGCTATCATTATTGATAAAAATACTCGCCTCGTTGTCCAAGGGATTACCGGTGGTGAAGGATCTTTCCATACAACTCAAATGCTTGAATACGGGACCAAAGTTGTTGCCGGCGTTACACCCGGTAAAGGCGGAACAGATTTTCAAGGAGTTCCTGTTTTTAATACTGTCTCAGAAGCAGTTAAAGTTCAAAAAGCAAATTCATCCGTAATTTTTGTTCCCCCGGCATTTGCAGCAGATGCTATTTTAGAAGCTGCTAATGCAGGAATAAAATTTATCATCTGTATCACAGAAGGTATCCCAACCAACGATATGCTAAAAGTATATAACTCAATTAAAGGCAAAGATATTGTTTTAGTTGGACCTAATTGTCCCGGAGTTATCTCTCCAGGAATCGCAAAAGTTGGAATTATGCCCGGTTTCATTCATCAAAAAGGAAAAATTGGAGTTGTATCCCGCTCTGGTACTTTAACTTACGAAGCTGTAAAACAATTATCAGATGTAAAACTTGGGCAATCAACTTGTGTTGGCATTGGCGGTGATCCAATTATTGGTTCAAGATTTATCGATATCATAAAAATGTTTAATGATGATAAAGACACTGATGGAATTGTAATGATTGGTGAAATTGGTGGAAGTGCTGAAGAAGAAGCTGCTGAATTCATCATGAAAAATGTTAAGAAACCTGTTGTTGGATTTATTGCAGGAAGAACTGCACCTCCCGGAAGACGAATGGGACATGCTGGTGCAATAATTTCAGGTGGAAAAGGAACAGCAGCAGAAAAAATGGCAGCGATGAAAAAAGCAGGAATTTTGGTTGTTGAGAGTCCTGCCGAAATTGGTGTAACTATGCTAAGAGCTATTGAAAAGTTGAAAGTTAAAAAACCAATTATTAGAAAAACTACAACGGTGAAAAAAGTAACTAGATCTATCAAACCAGTTAAGGTTATAAAAACCAAAACAAAGAAAAAAGTCGAAAAGAAAAAAGAAGAGAAACCAAAGAAACACGATAAAAAATCACACAAGAAAAAGAATAAAAAGAAATAGGAGTTCTACTTGGGTAACAAAACATTAGCAATAATTAAACCTGATGCTGTAAAAGATAATCACGTTGGTGAAATAATTTCTTTAATCAGCAAAGCGGGATTTAAAATTAAAGCACTTAAAATGGTTAAGCTTTCTGAATCAGCCGCAAAAGCATTCTATGAGATTCACAAAGAAAAACCATTCTATGGGGAACTTGTTGAATATATGACGTCAGGACCTTGTGTACCAATTGCACTTGAAAAAGAAAACGCTGTTGAAGATTACAGAAAACTGATCGGAGCAACAGATCCAGAAAAAGCTGCTGAAGGTACTGTTAGAAAACTTTTTGCAAGAAGTGTACAGTTCAACGCGGTTCACGGATCAGATTCAAATGAAAATGCTTTGAAAGAAATTGCATTTTTCTTTGAGAGTAAAGAGTTAATTGAGAATTATCCGGTATAAGTAATAGATTTCTCTTTGTCACACTGAGCCTGTCGAAGTGTGAAAAGATTATTTTTAATGTCAGTCTTCGACAAGCTCAGACTGACATTTGTTTTTTTTGGAAATAGTGAAAGGAACTAAAATGAAATCACGTTACAGCCTTATTATGATGGCAATTGTTTTATCTTTTCTTTTCTCAATTCCTAATAATGCCCAAATAATTAATGGAGCAGATTTATTATTTTCGGAAAAATTAGATTTAGTGTCCGGCAAAAGTATTGGAGTGGTTTGTAATCATACTGCACTGTTGTCTAACGGAACTCACTTAGTTGATGTGCTGCTTGAACAACAAAATGTAAAAGTAAGTGCAATCTTTACTCCTGAACATGGTTTTAAGGGTTTTGCAGAAGCTGGTGAAAAGATTGATTATAAGAACAATCTTTACAAAGAAGTTCCTATTGTTTCCCTTTACGGAAAAGATAAGAAGCCATCCAAAGAGATTTTAAAAATATTGATGTTTTAATTTTTGATATTCAAGATGTTGGCGCAAGGTTTTATACTTATATCTCAACAATGTTTTATGTTTTGGAAGCTGCGGGTGAAAATAAAGTTCCGGTAATAATCTTAGATCGTCCGAATCCAATTGGCGGAGATTATGTTGATGGACCGGTGCTTGATCCAAAATTGAAATCATTTGTAGGCATTGCTCAAATCCCAATAACCCACGGAATGACGATCGGTGAATTGGCAACTTATTTTGTTGGGGAAAAAATAGTATCAAGCTGGAAGGATATTAAACTAGAAGTTATTCAGTGTAAGAACTGGAAACGTGAAATACCAAATGAGTTTTACTCAAAATGGAATTCACCATCTCCGAATATAAATTCATTAGAAACAGCATTAGTTTATCCGGGAATTTGTCTATTAGAAGGGACAAATATCTCTGAAGGACGTGGAACCAGATTTCCATTCTTACAATTTGGAGCTCCATTTATAAAGGCTGACGATGTAATTGATAAATTAAATCTATTAAAATTTGAAGGAGCGGAACTTCAACCTGTTGCTTTTATTCCAGAAGACCTTAAGGGAATGGCAACAAATCCAAAATTTAAAAATGAAACCTGTTACGGAATAAAAATAAAAATTACAGACCCAAATAAATTTGAGTCTGTTAAATTTGGCACAAAAACATTACTGGTTCTTGTTAAATTGTATGGCAATAAAATTAAGTTTAATAATCCGTCATTTGATAGACTTGGTGGAACTGATCAATTGCGAAAAGATTTACAGAAAAAAATTGCTCCTGATAAAATCATTGCATCGTGGCAAAAAGAATTAGTTAAGTTCGAGAAAAAACGAAAAAAATATCTACTTTATTAAGAGGAAAAAATGTTAAAATACTTATTAGTGCTCATCACATTTAGTTTAATTGTAATTGGTTGTAATGAGAAAAAGAATGAACCAGAAAATAAAACATCAGATAAAGATAAATATTCTTTTGATTCAACTGATTTAAAAACAGATGGAGTTGATAATTCAGGTAAACCATTTTTAATGAAATATAAATTTACTAAAGGTGACAAAGTTCTTTATCGTCTTACTACTATCGCGAATAACACTCAGACAATCACGATGGATACATCAATGTCAACAAGTGTAAATCAAAAAATTGTTTATATAATTAATTTAGATGTTAAAGATGTTGATGAAGAAGGATCAACTGAAGCTGACATAAAAATTAATTTTTTAAAACTTGAAGCATCTGCAAATGGAGAATTTTTCAATTTTGAAGCGGGTAAAGATGTGGATTCTGTTAAGATACATCAATTTGCTGAGTACCAATCACTATATAATAATCCATTTAGTGTTCGCTTTAATACCAAAGGTGAGATATTAGAAGTTTATAAGGCTGATAAAATTTCTAACAAATATCTTGAACTAAAAGGAGCTGGCGATACTATCTCTATTAATGATAGAAATTCGATCCGACAGGAAATTATTAACGGCGTCCTTACACCGCTGTTAACTCAAATAGTTAGGAAACTTTCCGATAAAGAAGTTTACACAGATTCATCCTGGCAGATACAGCAAGCACCTGTTCCATTGATGGTTTATCAAATTAATTACACGAATACATATAAACTTGAGAATGTTGAAAAATTAGATGGCAATCGTGTTGCTGTTATTGATGCTGGAATTGATTTTAAATACTCAGGCCAATCAAAAGTAAACCAGGGTGGAATTTCTTATTCATTTCAAAAACCAATTTCCATTGCGGAAGGGAAATTTTATTTCAATGTTGATAAAGGAATTCAGATTAAATCACGCACAAAAACTCGTTTAGAAATATCTTATTCTATGGAAGCCAATACACCCCAAGGCAAACAAAAAGGTACCCGTCGTGACGTTATAAGCAATACAAATATTTTAGAGTTACTTTAATAATTTCTAAAACCAAAAAGCCGGTATAAGCCGGCTTTTTTTGAACTAGTATAAAAATGATTTTAACTAATATTTCCCTTTACCGCAGTAACAACAACTTTAATTCCTTCAACTCGTAAGACTTTAATCTTTACATCTTTATCTATGTATTCAGAATCAGCAACGACATCAATTCTTCTTCCATTTATTTCTGCTGTGCCGCCTGGTCTTAGAGTTGTAAATGCGATCCCAGTTTTACCAATCAAATCTTTTTCAGATTGATATGAAACAAATCCGTGTTCAGCCTTTTCAGATTCTGATAATACAAGTTTATTAAATGCTCTTGATTTTGGCAAAAACCTAACAAGAAAAAACATTCCAAGTAATGCAAAAAGCATAGAACCGGATAATTGAATAATTGCTAGCGATACAGCATTCATATCAATAAATGGTTCAGTTCCAAGCAACGATAAGAATATTGAAGCAAAAATTAGAACGATTCCCGAAATGCCTGCAACACCAAATCCGGGAATAATAAAAATCTCAGCTAATAATAATCCCAAACCAATTACGAAAAGTAATATTTCTAATATAGAAGCTAGCTGTAAAATATATGCTGATCCAAAAAACAAAATTAATGCGATAAGTCCAACCGTTCCTCCAACTCCCCAACCTGGGGTTTTAATCTCTGCCATCAATCCAAAAAATCCAATCATAATAAGTATTGATGAAACAATAGCATTGTTAAGAAACTTTACCACATCTTCTGCCCAGTTAGCAGTTACTACAACCTCTTTAGCACTCTTTAATCCGAAATAATTTAAGGCAGCCTTAAAATCAACAACTACTGTATCAGCAATTTTGTACTTTAAAGCTTCTTCAGATGTAAGTGTAATTAACTTTGTACTATCCACTAGACCAGGGATTTCAACTCTTTCATCAACCATACCTTCAGCAATATCAGTTCTTCTTCCATTTCGTTCCGCAGTAGAACGCATTTCTGAACGCATGTAGGATTGATATTTCTCTCCAACTTTCTGTCCTGATTGGTCAACCACAGTTGCGGCCCCGATTGAACTACCCGGAACCATCACAATTTTATTACACGACAATGCAATTAATGCTCCGGCAGAAATTGCACGATTGTTAATAAACGCTATTGTTAGAATTTTACTTGATATAATTGCATCTTTAATTTGTGTTGCCGCGTCAACTCTGCCACCAAACGTATTAATTTTAAATATTATTGCATCGGCTTTATTTTGTTCTGCTTCGGAAATTACACGAGAAATGTATGGTGCTAAACCTAAATCGATTTCACTGTCAATGTATGCCACATAAACAGTCTTTTGCTGAGCGAATGAGGTTAATACAAAAAGGAGTGCAATTATAAATTTCATTTTATCTTCTCATTTTAATTTTCAAAAGAATTGAATAATTCTTAGTTGAAAATAATGAAATTCAGATTGAGCGGAAAGAGCGGAATAAATGTGAGCCCAAGTACTACTGCAAAATAATATGACCCAACTTATCACGTTTTGTCTTTAAATATTTTTCGTTGTTTGTGTTTGGTAAAATTTCAATTGGAATTCGTTCAATAATTTCAAGTCCGTAGCCATTTAAACCAATAACCTTTTTAGGATTGTTTGTAAGAAGATTTATTTTTTTTATTCCTAGATTTAGTAAAATTTGTGCGCCAATTCCATAATCTCTTAAATCAGCTTTAAAGCCAAGTTCTTCGTTTGCTTCTACAGTGTCTTTGCCTTCATCCTGCAAATGGTAAGCTTTAATTTTATTCTCAAGTCCAATTCCTCTTCCTTCCTGCCGCATATAAACTAATGCACCGGAACCATTTTGTTCAATCAAATCAAGTGCACGATTTAACTGATCGTGGCAATCGCATCTTAACGAGTGGAAGACATCGCCTGTTAAACACTCTGAGTGCATACGAACAAGAAATGGTTTTTCAGAATCAGGTTCACCCTTAACCAAGGCAACTTGTTTTTTCTTATCTAAAAGATTTTTATAAAGATGGAGCTTGAACTTACCATGATCAGTTGGAAAATCTATTTCTGAAATTTTTTCAATTAGATTTTCATTTTTAATTCTATACTTAATCAATTCCTGAACAGTAAATATTTTAAGATTAAACTTTTTCGCTATCGCAATCAACTCGGGTACGCGAGCCATCTCCCCATCTTCTTTTAATATCTCACACAAAACACCAGCAGGATTTAAATTTGCAAGATTACATAAATCAACAGCGGCTTCAGTATGCCCTGCTCTTCTTAAAACACCTTCTTCAAATGAGCGCAACGGAAAAATGTGACCCGGTTTTGCAAAATCATTCGATGTGGATTTTGGATCAATAAGCTTTTTGATTGTATGTGCTCGATCTGCTGCAGAAATTCCTGTAGTTGTTCCTTCAATAGCATCAACGGTAACAGTGAATTGGGTTCCATGTAAAGCTGAGTTTGATTCAACCATTAGCGGAAGGTTTAATTCGTCTAAACGTTTTCCATTAATAGCAACACACAGCATTCCTCTGCCGTGTGTTACCATAAAATTTACAATATCCGGAGTAACATATTCAGCCGCACAAATAAAATCGCCTTCATTCTCACGGTCTTCATCATCAACAACGATAATGACTTTACCGTTCTTTATTTCATCAATAGCTTCTTCAGTACTGCAAAACATAAATAAAATCTCTTAATTTATTTTACTACGCTGCCAATTCCAGAGCGTTCAATTTTAATTTTAACATTAGGAGCAATTTCGATAAGAACAGTTTTTTCTTCAATTCCAACTATAGTAGCATGAACGCCACTGCTTGTAATTATTTTATCGCCCTTTTCAATATTAGAAAGCAGTTTTTCTCTCTCTTTTGCTCGCTTTTGTTGAGGTCTAATAATCATAAAATAAAAGATAGCGAATATTGCACCAAACATTATTACAGTGCTGATTAAACTTCCGCCACCGCCTTCTCCACCTTGTGGCGCCATTGCTAATAATATATCCAATTTATTTTCTCCTTTTGATTTTAATTTTTAATTGATATTTCATTTACAGTTTTATTTTTCCATTCAAGAAAATTTCCATCAATAATAAATTTTCTTGCTTGAGTTACTAATTCAAGATAAAAATACAAATTATGTATCGATGCAAGTTCGAGAGCAAGAATCTCTTCAGCGATGAATAAATGTCTTAAATAAGCACGCGTATAATTTCTACAAGTATAACACCCGCAATTTTCATCTAATGGAACAAATTCATTTTTATACTTTGCATTCCGCATTGAAAGTGTTCCGTTCCATGTAAATACATTGGCATTACGTGCATTGCGTGTTGGCATAACACAATCAAACATATCAACACCACGAGCAATTGATTCCAAAATATTTTCAGGTTTACCAACACCCATTAAATATCTTGGTCTATCTTGAGGCATAAAATCAGTCGTAAAATTAACAAGCTCATACATTTGCTCCATCGGTTCACCAACAGCCAGCCCGCCAATTGCATAACCATCAAAATCTAATTTCAATAAATCATTTACAGATTTTTCCCGCAAGTCTTTATATATCGATCCTTGAATTATGCCAAACTGATATTGTTTGTGTCCAAATATTGGTTTAGATTTTTCAAAAGCTTCTTTATTTAAAACAGCCCAATTACTAGTAAGTTGAACAGAATTTTTTGCATAATCATAATCACACGGATATGGTGCACACTCGTCAAGAACCATCATAATGTCTGAACCAATGCTTCGCTGAATTCCAATTACCTTTTCAGGTGTAAAAAAATGTTTTGATCCATCTAAATGAGATCTGAATTCAACTCCATCAGATTTAAGTTTTCTAAGTTCAGATAAACTAAAAACCTGATAACCGCCGCTATCGGTTAAAATTGGCTTTTGCCAATTCATAAATTTATGAAGTCCGCCGGCCGCTTCAAGAATTTCAGTTCCTGGTCTTAAATACAAATGATAAGTATTTGAAAGAACAATTTGTGCTTTTATTTCATCCGCAAGATAACTTTGATTTACGGCTTTAACGGTACCTTGTGTGCCAACAGGCATAAATATTGGAGTTTCAACTTTTCCGTGATCTGTTTCAAACCATCCCGCGCGTGCTTTACAATTCGTATCTTTTGAATCAATATTAAGCTTTAACAATATGCCTTTTACTCTAATTTTTGTGAGGCAAATTTAACCTAAAATAATGTTTATCCCAATTAGGATATTGTTGAATAGGTTAGAGAAATTTACTTTTTTCTTCTTTTGTCGGGATTCGGCAAGATTCTTTTTTTCCAAAAATCTTATACCTATTCCTCGCAATAAAATTATAAAAAAAATCTGTGAATACAACTGGTAAGTATTTTAGTGGAAAAAGTATTTTAATCAGACCGTTTAGGTGCTTTAATATTTCAAACGCAGCAGTTGATTTTTTATAAATGTTGTTTTCAGAGATCAGAATAAAAGAATCAAAGTCATCCTTTGGTAGATCAAATTTATCAATCAGTTCTTTACCTTTTTCTGATTGAAGAGCAGCAAATTTAAAGAAATTTTGTTTATCACGATCGATAATAAAATTAACCCAGTAGTTGCATAAATTACAAACGCCATCAAATAATATTATTTTTAAATCCGCATTATTGGTTGCTGTCATCAGACTTATAAATCAGTTTAATTAAATCAATCCTAACATTATCAGCTCGAATAACTAAAATAGAATAATTGTTAATAGTAAGTGTTTCATTTGGTTTTGGAATGTGACCAATACTATCAATTATAAATCCTGCAATAGTCTCATAATTTCCTGTAGGGATTTCGAGCTTAAACTTATCATTCAAATGATCTATTTCAACCTTGCCGCTTATTATAAACGAATCTTTAGAAATTTTTCTGCAAATTACTTCATCAACATCATACTCATCTTTAATATCACCAAATAATTCCTCAATTATATCTTCCATAGTAACGATGCCTGCAGTGCCTCCAAACTCATCGATTACCACTGCTATCGAATCATTATTAGTTAGAAACTCATTTAATATTTCTAAACTTTTTTTAGTCTCCGGATAAAATTGAGTATTACGAATAATATCTTTAATCTGTTTCGGAGTGCTGAACAAATCTTTTGCTAAGATAAACCCTTTTATATTATCAAGATCATCTTCATATATAATAACTTTTGAGTAACCTGATTCAATAAATAAATCCACAGCATTTGAGACAGAATCATTAATAGACATTCCAGTAATTTCTGTTCTCGGACGCATTGCCTCATAAACCTTCTGTTCACTAAAATCAAAAACTTTTGAGATGAAAGAACTTTCTTCATCCTTTGCTAAACTGGTTGAGTGAACTTCATCAACAAGAATTTTCATATCTTCTTTATCAAACAGATGAGCAATGTTTTCAGCAGAATCTTTTTTACTTTCGGTGAGCATTTTTGAAAGTTGTGTAGTAAGCTTTATAAACGGATATAAAATTATTGAAAGCAATCGCAGAGGGATTGATACTATTAACAATAGGGAATCAGCACTTTCTCTTGCAATATATTTTGGAATCAATTCGCCAAATACTAACGTAATTACAGAAACAAATAAAAGTATTTTGTAATCACTCCACCCAAACTCACTTGCCAATATTATCGTTGAAATTGATGCAAAAGCGATATTAATAATATTATTGCCGATTAAAATTGTTGAGTAAAACTTTTGCGGATCCTTTACGAAGTAAAACGCAGATTGAGCAGCGATATTTTTTTTTCTGGCTCTTACTTCAATTTTGAGTTTGTTCGCCACTATATAAGCCATCTCGGTGCTGGAAAAGTAAGCACTAAATAAAATCAACACTACTAAAAATATAAAATCCTGAAACATCAATAAGCTCGTGTTACATAAATATTGTTTTTTATTTTCTCAATTGAACTGCCATCAAAATCATATATCAACTTAACTTCTATCTT
It encodes the following:
- a CDS encoding HlyC/CorC family transporter codes for the protein MFQDFIFLVVLILFSAYFSSTEMAYIVANKLKIEVRARKKNIAAQSAFYFVKDPQKFYSTILIGNNIINIAFASISTIILASEFGWSDYKILLFVSVITLVFGELIPKYIARESADSLLLIVSIPLRLLSIILYPFIKLTTQLSKMLTESKKDSAENIAHLFDKEDMKILVDEVHSTSLAKDEESSFISKVFDFSEQKVYEAMRPRTEITGMSINDSVSNAVDLFIESGYSKVIIYEDDLDNIKGFILAKDLFSTPKQIKDIIRNTQFYPETKKSLEILNEFLTNNDSIAVVIDEFGGTAGIVTMEDIIEELFGDIKDEYDVDEVICRKISKDSFIISGKVEIDHLNDKFKLEIPTGNYETIAGFIIDSIGHIPKPNETLTINNYSILVIRADNVRIDLIKLIYKSDDSNQ
- a CDS encoding thiol-disulfide oxidoreductase DCC family protein — translated: MTATNNADLKIILFDGVCNLCNYWVNFIIDRDKQNFFKFAALQSEKGKELIDKFDLPKDDFDSFILISENNIYKKSTAAFEILKHLNGLIKILFPLKYLPVVFTDFFYNFIARNRYKIFGKKESCRIPTKEEKSKFL